A single window of Balaenoptera acutorostrata chromosome X, mBalAcu1.1, whole genome shotgun sequence DNA harbors:
- the CBLL2 gene encoding LOW QUALITY PROTEIN: E3 ubiquitin-protein ligase CBLL2 (The sequence of the model RefSeq protein was modified relative to this genomic sequence to represent the inferred CDS: inserted 2 bases in 2 codons; deleted 2 bases in 1 codon; substituted 2 bases at 2 genomic stop codons) produces MAALILLESLCPMYFQRTGRAWSLYFLATFGQRPNTNPADADCGPPRAQSSGLSGGLEGRRRIPLKLISKQVNKSSXVSHIPRTMSGSPAGEKEFERNGGGWYDCKGGELLGRKKTFPECIWEDFKINIIGEKFDLPVHFCDKCDLPIKIYGRIILFKYAFCYDCANLYERKGDKIXPGCSIPVLRIEEHTRGSVFMCSAGQECRKTYLSQRELEAHISYRHKTAEKLKCAPLKKVHPRIASPTTEIPEMLLDQDHMSHIPPELPSIMSPSPVQRVSHKRSIQPREDLYAPPAELXATPPPLLHQEIVSIKTREYSNLIITPIQADSTSDAKELSPPAPAPAHHHPEYQSQPVVLPPYIMPSEEHALPPSTPPPVSHPVSYSLPDSGAPQLVCSQVPPPLMTSGPSPVTSSPGCIIALVPPYMNPSLPGFPLSHNGGPPVSEFPSDHQNPNSLPQFTEEQETLSPPFIQRYGTNPGMXPLSKGLSPLSPAQGPPSPTPLSGSHCSDQTRYKPYSH; encoded by the exons CCGAACACGAATCCCGCTGACGCTGACTGTGGGCCACCACGCGCTCAGAGTTCTGGATTGTCCGGTGGCCTTGAGGGTCGAAGACGAATTCCTTTAAAGCTCATTTCTAAGCAGGTGAATAAAAGCA CTGTGTCTCATATTCCTAGGACTATGAGTGGGTCGCCTGCTGGTGAGAAAGAATTTGAACGTAATGGAGGAGGGTGGTATGATTGTAAAGGGGGTGAGCtattgggaagaaagaaaacattcccTGAATGCATTTGGGAGGACTTTAAGATAAACATCATAGGTGAAAAGTTTGATTTACCAGTTCATTTCTGTGACAAA TGTGATTTGCCTATTAAAATCTATGGGCGTATAATTCTGTTCAAGTATGCTTTTTGCTATGACTGTGCTAATTTATatgaaagaaaaggagataaGATATGACCAGGGTGTAGTATTCCTGTGCTGCGAATTGAGGAGCATACACGAGGTTCTGTCTTCATGTGTAGCGCTGGCCAAGAATGCAGGAAAACTTATTTGTCTCAGAGAGAGTTAGAAGCTCATATCAGCTACCGCCATAAGACAGCTGAAAAACTTAAGTGTGCTCCGCTTAAAAAAGTTCACCCTCGTATTGCTTCACCAACAACTGAAATCCCTGAAATGCTGCTAGACCAGGACCATATGAGCCATATTCCCCCAGAGTTGCCCAGCATTATGTCCCCATCTCCTGTGCAGCGTGTATCACACAAGCGCAGTATCCAGCCACGCGAGGATCTTTATGCTCCTCCAGCAGAAT TTGCCACCCCACCTCCTTTGCTCCATCAGGAAATCGTTAGTattaaaacaagagaatacagCAATTTAATAATCACCCCTATTCAGGCTGACTCAACTTCTGATGCCAAAGAACTATCACCTCCTGCCCCAGCACCGGCTCACCATCATCCTGAATATCAAAGTCAACCAGTGGTATTGCCCCCTTATATTATGCCTTCAGAGGAACATGCACTACCCCCATCTACTCCACCACCAGTAAGCCATCCAGTGTCATATTCTCTCCCGGATTCAGGTGCTCCTCAGCTGGTCTGTAGTCAAGTGCCACCTCCACTCATGACTTCTGGTCCATCACCAGTAACTTCTTCCCCTGGATGTATTATTGCCCTGGTGCCACCTTATATGAATCCTTCTCTGCCAGGATTTCCTCTATCTCATAATGGTGGTCCACCTGTAAGTGAATTCCCTTCTGACCATCAGAATCCTAACTCTTTACCCCAGTTCACTGAAGAACAAGAAACTCTGAGCCCTCCGTTTATACAACGGTATGGAACAAATCCTGGTATGTGACCTCTGTCGAAAGGACTTTCACCTCTTTCACCAGCGCAAGGTCCACCTTCCCCAACCCCACTTTCTGGATCTCATTGCTCAGATCAGACAAGATATAAACCATATTCACATTGA